In Halobaculum sp. XH14, a single genomic region encodes these proteins:
- a CDS encoding SDR family oxidoreductase translates to MSELLLDDTAVVTGAASGNGREIAVRFAEEGADVVVADVREEPREGGVPTHERIAGETDREATFVDCDVSDPEALERAVAAAESFGGVDVMVNNAGILQPDSFLEVTEEEYDRLMDVNAKGVYFGAQAAAKRMVEADGGVIINMSSAAGIRGSGRLVTYSHSKGAVRLLTYSLADALGPDGVRVNAIHPGFVETAMTTDDVHVVGTEQGERMKRGIPSRRFGTPGDVADAAVYLASDMSSYVNGESLVVDGGMSST, encoded by the coding sequence ATGTCCGAACTGTTGCTGGACGACACGGCCGTCGTGACCGGCGCGGCGAGCGGGAACGGGCGCGAGATCGCCGTCCGGTTCGCCGAGGAGGGGGCCGACGTGGTCGTCGCGGACGTCCGCGAGGAACCGCGCGAGGGCGGCGTCCCCACCCACGAGCGGATCGCCGGGGAAACGGACCGCGAGGCGACCTTCGTGGACTGTGACGTGAGCGACCCCGAGGCGCTGGAGCGAGCCGTCGCCGCGGCCGAGTCGTTCGGCGGGGTCGACGTGATGGTGAACAACGCTGGCATCCTCCAGCCCGACAGCTTCCTCGAGGTCACGGAGGAGGAGTACGACCGGCTCATGGACGTGAACGCCAAGGGCGTCTACTTCGGGGCGCAGGCGGCGGCAAAGCGCATGGTCGAGGCCGACGGCGGCGTCATCATCAACATGTCGAGCGCGGCCGGCATCCGGGGGAGCGGCAGGCTCGTCACCTACTCGCACTCGAAGGGGGCGGTCCGCCTGCTCACCTACTCGCTCGCGGACGCGCTCGGACCCGACGGCGTGCGCGTGAACGCGATCCACCCGGGCTTCGTCGAGACGGCGATGACGACCGACGACGTCCACGTCGTCGGCACCGAGCAGGGCGAGCGGATGAAGCGGGGAATCCCGAGCCGCCGGTTCGGCACGCCCGGCGACGTCGCCGACGCGGCCGTCTACCTGGCGAGCGACATGAGTTCCTACGTCAACGGCGAGTCGCTCGTCGTGGACGGCGGCATGTCGAGCACGTAG
- a CDS encoding cation diffusion facilitator family transporter — protein sequence MSRRSAVRRVGVLLLAANLALALGKAAVWRTTGSLAVGSEAVNSLADTAYSAVVLAGLYVTTQPPDFEHPHGHERIEPFVSLFVAAGVFAAGGAVIFSAGSAVLAPGPVRPTTGGTLSVAILVVAGLVKYTLYRYCLRVGRREDSPAIVATALDNRNDVLTAGAALVGVLGAAAGYPLLDPLAAGVVAVGILYTGVDIVRDNVAYLVGAAPPEDLREEILARALDHPEVRAAHDVVAHYVGPEVDVSIHIEVEGEMSLNRAHDIETDVVESIRALPAVDDVFVHVDPKELGEWKPEDERVTTPDDTPE from the coding sequence ATGAGCCGCCGCAGCGCGGTCCGTCGCGTCGGCGTCCTGCTGCTGGCCGCCAACCTGGCGCTCGCGCTCGGAAAGGCGGCCGTCTGGCGGACGACCGGCAGCCTCGCGGTCGGGTCGGAGGCGGTCAACTCGCTCGCGGACACCGCCTACTCCGCGGTCGTGCTCGCGGGGCTGTACGTCACCACCCAGCCGCCGGACTTCGAACACCCGCACGGCCACGAGCGCATCGAGCCGTTCGTGTCGCTGTTCGTCGCCGCGGGCGTGTTCGCGGCGGGCGGTGCGGTGATCTTCAGCGCGGGCTCGGCGGTGCTCGCCCCGGGGCCGGTCCGGCCGACGACCGGCGGAACGCTCTCGGTCGCCATCCTCGTCGTCGCCGGCCTCGTCAAGTACACGCTGTATCGCTACTGCCTCCGCGTGGGACGCCGCGAGGACTCGCCCGCGATCGTCGCCACCGCGCTGGACAACAGAAACGACGTGTTGACCGCGGGCGCGGCGCTCGTGGGCGTGCTGGGTGCGGCCGCGGGTTATCCGCTGCTCGATCCGCTCGCGGCCGGGGTCGTCGCGGTGGGCATCCTCTACACGGGCGTGGACATCGTCCGGGACAACGTCGCGTACCTCGTCGGCGCAGCGCCGCCGGAGGACCTCCGGGAGGAGATCCTCGCGCGCGCGCTCGACCACCCTGAGGTGCGGGCCGCCCACGACGTCGTCGCCCACTACGTCGGCCCCGAGGTCGACGTGAGCATCCACATCGAGGTCGAGGGCGAGATGTCGCTGAACCGGGCCCACGACATCGAGACCGACGTCGTCGAGTCGATCAGGGCGCTCCCGGCGGTCGACGACGTGTTCGTCCACGTCGACCCGAAGGAACTCGGCGAGTGGAAGCCCGAGGACGAGCGCGTCACGACGCCCGACGACACGCCGGAGTGA
- a CDS encoding DUF7314 family protein, with protein sequence MADEFIKGLGLFTGAGLAWMVLASWYRTESFESSNQLIAPPPEPSTTFGAVGIFLNDVFFWTAILGGLTFWVLVPAARELGAAYQDRQQS encoded by the coding sequence ATGGCTGACGAGTTCATCAAGGGCCTCGGACTCTTCACCGGCGCGGGGCTCGCCTGGATGGTGCTGGCGAGCTGGTACCGCACCGAGTCGTTCGAGAGCAGCAACCAGCTGATCGCCCCGCCGCCGGAGCCGTCGACGACGTTCGGCGCCGTCGGCATCTTCCTGAACGACGTGTTCTTCTGGACGGCCATCCTGGGCGGGCTCACCTTCTGGGTGCTCGTCCCCGCCGCACGCGAACTCGGCGCGGCCTACCAGGATCGCCAGCAGTCCTGA
- a CDS encoding DUF7315 family membrane protein: MTEDGGEAPGPAGEDEGPKPATESGDGGSTSGAGANDRRVRVTTDTRGSRDVVVPLRLYKTVTVFSTLIAVGCVVVGFALLDAATLQVSLVRDLLVDLIGVVGLSPGPGALTVTFALLGLAIIAFGAGVYVVGTRFRAEGMGNAQDDDAEESTNG, encoded by the coding sequence ATGACAGAGGACGGTGGCGAAGCTCCGGGACCCGCGGGGGAGGACGAAGGCCCGAAACCCGCGACGGAGTCCGGCGACGGGGGGAGCACTTCGGGGGCCGGGGCGAACGACCGTCGGGTCCGCGTGACCACCGACACGCGCGGGAGCCGCGACGTCGTCGTCCCGCTCCGCCTCTACAAGACGGTCACCGTCTTCTCGACGCTCATCGCCGTCGGCTGCGTCGTCGTCGGGTTCGCGCTGCTGGACGCGGCCACGCTGCAGGTCTCGCTCGTCCGGGATCTCCTCGTCGACCTCATCGGGGTCGTCGGTCTCTCGCCCGGCCCGGGAGCGCTCACCGTGACGTTCGCGCTGCTGGGGCTGGCGATCATCGCCTTCGGAGCCGGCGTCTACGTCGTCGGAACCCGATTCCGGGCCGAGGGAATGGGAAACGCTCAAGACGACGACGCCGAAGAGTCAACCAATGGCTGA
- a CDS encoding cytochrome bc complex cytochrome b subunit produces MSDDNTTRTDGGGTGIVAPDDETPTWRERKERTTGLSRLTYEYFERARREDEDLRRESDYVERDVLGFPSWPHEIVRNLAISSFFVGMIIFLSATLPPHIGSPANPNVTPSVILPDWYLYWSFGLLKLGYLNPELAILGGEKLMADRTYGVLANVVVVGFIAMVPFLNKGSARRPVEQPFWGAVGIAGITFALTISVLSVQNLVPMDLRVLQDLTFLAPFVTGCIAYAVLKTMREGYMYDLNRRYYRLRPPK; encoded by the coding sequence ATGAGTGACGACAACACCACCAGGACGGACGGCGGCGGAACGGGCATCGTCGCGCCGGACGACGAGACGCCGACGTGGCGCGAGCGGAAGGAGCGCACCACGGGGCTCTCCCGGCTGACCTACGAGTACTTCGAGCGGGCCCGCCGCGAGGACGAGGACCTCCGCCGGGAGTCGGACTACGTCGAGCGCGACGTGCTCGGCTTCCCGTCCTGGCCCCACGAGATCGTGCGAAACCTGGCGATCAGTTCCTTCTTCGTCGGGATGATCATCTTCCTCTCGGCGACGCTTCCGCCCCACATCGGGAGCCCGGCGAACCCGAACGTCACGCCGTCGGTCATCCTCCCCGACTGGTACCTCTACTGGTCGTTCGGCCTGTTGAAGCTGGGCTATCTCAACCCCGAACTGGCCATCCTCGGCGGCGAGAAGCTGATGGCCGACCGGACGTACGGGGTGCTCGCGAACGTCGTCGTCGTCGGCTTCATCGCGATGGTGCCGTTCCTCAACAAGGGGAGCGCGCGACGCCCCGTCGAGCAGCCGTTCTGGGGCGCGGTCGGCATCGCCGGCATCACGTTCGCGCTGACCATCTCGGTGCTGTCGGTGCAGAACCTCGTCCCGATGGACCTGCGGGTCCTCCAGGACCTGACGTTCCTCGCGCCGTTCGTCACCGGCTGTATCGCCTACGCCGTGCTCAAGACGATGCGCGAGGGGTACATGTATGACCTCAACCGGCGCTACTACCGGCTTCGCCCGCCGAAGTAA
- a CDS encoding cytochrome b, with the protein MSLQKRDDHDHDAWLQNKDLTAVERGFLVSLVWLDQRFRIVDYLELLETLYYRVNLQMPKSHTEQYDLDNKFWYWYPLYTLGFFSTLAYLVAAVSGALLGFYYSPASAGAAPGEASVAYNSIAYIMQDLQFGFMLRSIHRWSAQVMTAAVFLHMLRVYFTGGYKEPRELNWLLGIVLISLTMVFGYTGYLLPWDQLAFWAGQIGVEMALSIPLAGEWVAQLIFGGFSLSQSTLQRMYILHVFLLPFVVTALIALHIGIVWVQGIAEPH; encoded by the coding sequence ATGAGCCTGCAAAAACGAGACGACCACGACCACGACGCCTGGCTCCAGAACAAGGATCTCACGGCGGTCGAACGGGGCTTCCTCGTCTCGCTCGTCTGGCTGGACCAGCGGTTCCGCATCGTCGACTACTTGGAGCTGCTCGAGACGCTGTACTACCGCGTCAACCTCCAGATGCCGAAGTCCCACACCGAGCAGTACGACCTGGACAACAAGTTCTGGTACTGGTACCCGCTGTACACGCTGGGCTTTTTCAGCACCCTGGCGTACCTCGTCGCGGCGGTCTCGGGCGCGCTACTCGGCTTCTACTACAGTCCCGCGTCCGCCGGGGCGGCCCCCGGCGAGGCGTCGGTCGCGTACAACTCCATCGCGTACATCATGCAGGACCTCCAGTTCGGATTCATGCTGCGGTCGATCCACCGGTGGTCCGCACAGGTGATGACGGCCGCGGTGTTCCTGCACATGCTCCGCGTCTACTTCACCGGCGGCTACAAGGAGCCGCGCGAACTGAACTGGCTGCTGGGCATCGTCCTCATCTCGCTGACGATGGTGTTCGGGTACACGGGGTACCTGCTCCCGTGGGACCAGCTCGCGTTCTGGGCCGGCCAGATCGGCGTCGAGATGGCGCTGTCCATCCCGCTCGCGGGCGAGTGGGTCGCACAGCTCATCTTCGGCGGCTTCTCGCTCAGCCAGTCGACGCTACAACGGATGTACATCCTGCACGTGTTCCTGCTCCCGTTCGTCGTGACGGCGCTCATCGCGCTCCACATCGGCATCGTCTGGGTGCAGGGCATCGCGGAACCCCACTAA
- a CDS encoding DUF7318 family protein — translation MSSSGSTYGDIHRYEPARESTAATLAIVLLTVIEVVFVFMFTYGLVNGWGLSDTGNMFLGAILAVVFVDLAFILVLYRKEFLPDVMIVKKRRRKWEDLYVREEDADGAEFGVDAWEQVKRAVYPYYKR, via the coding sequence ATGTCCAGTTCCGGCTCCACCTACGGCGACATCCACCGGTACGAACCGGCCCGCGAGAGCACGGCGGCGACGCTCGCCATCGTGCTGCTCACCGTCATCGAGGTCGTGTTCGTATTCATGTTCACGTACGGACTCGTGAACGGCTGGGGGCTCTCGGACACGGGGAACATGTTCCTGGGCGCCATTCTCGCTGTGGTGTTCGTCGACCTCGCCTTCATCCTCGTGTTGTACCGCAAGGAGTTCCTCCCCGACGTGATGATCGTCAAGAAGCGGCGGCGCAAGTGGGAGGACCTCTACGTCCGCGAGGAGGACGCCGACGGCGCGGAGTTCGGCGTCGACGCGTGGGAACAGGTCAAACGCGCCGTCTACCCCTACTACAAGAGATAG